Proteins from a single region of Hordeum vulgare subsp. vulgare chromosome 6H, MorexV3_pseudomolecules_assembly, whole genome shotgun sequence:
- the LOC123405902 gene encoding uncharacterized protein LOC123405902 produces the protein MTIISTGYSVTSLSPNDSALSLSITGKHDENVPPLTISANPSLMKTGIVLNKFKETMQIPPVGRKNILTDEQREQINARRRASYRKKRDMLIPTEKLTAHTQTSKSKLRLWDSRQTASLRLSILRNCLQCDNNSDFFQLQKCKEDDRISKLPNDILVNILDRLDFRDVTRTSVLSRRLSQLPANLSRLQISACDFLSPQTSISDDKLDRKLVRTNALRRINAVNAANAAVVKATKSMLAHRDPGGCTIRLLSTTFYLRGDTPISIGHTVGNAMATLKVEKAEFSVLTEKEECEIDDLVNYGTRFVSFFNECHNAFAGLTRLYLENLRFRESDFVSNILVTCKQLNYLGFFNCDTEDWITLEVEHAQLSDLSIVNCCFDMVKLTWVPKLTWLALEIVGSPQEPPLVLGYVPLLGVLRLLNITRKMVKLSTFLRETSVQDLTLGFKCEKIWVQPECLTRRQAYVFQQLRFLNLDKIPEGYDLTWTMFFLEAAPSLEELYMMVCSYS, from the exons ATGACAA TCATATCAACTGGCTACAGTGTTACATCCTTATCACCCAACGATTCAGCGTTGTCATTATCAATTACAGGCAAACATGATGAAAATGTGCCTCCCCTTACGATATCAG CCAACCCTTCTCTAATGAAGACAGGAATTGTCTTGAATAAATTCAAAGAAACAATGCAAATTCCTCCAGTTGGACGCAAAAACATTTTGACTGATGAACAAAGGGAGCAAATAAATGCAAGGAGGCGGGCTTCTTATCGGAAGAAAAGAGATATGCTAATCCCAACTGAAAAACTGACTGCCCATACTCAGACAA GCAAATCAAAGCTGCGTCTTTGGGACAGTAGACAAACTGCATCTCTGAGACTATCGATACTGCGTAATTGTCTGCAATGTGATAACAACTCTGATTTCTTTCAACTGCAGAAATGTAAGGAAGATGATAGGATCAGCAAGTTGCCCAATGACATACTGGTCAACATTCTTGACCGCCTCGATTTCCGTGATGTTACAAGAACAAGTGTCCTCTCCAGACGTTTGAGTCAGCTTCCTGCCAATCTCTCACGGCTTCAAATAAGTGCTTGCGATTTTCTGTCCCCACAAACTAGCATATCTGATGATAAATTGGACAGAAAATTGGTTCGGACCAATGCATTGCGTAGGATCAATGCAGTCAATGCAGCCAATGCAGCTGTGGTCAAAGCAACAAAGAGCATGCTGGCACACAGGGATCCAGGTGGATGCACCATCCGCCTCTTGAGCACGACGTTCTACTTGAGAGGTGATACCCCCATATCCATTGGGCATACTGTTGGCAATGCCATGGCGACACTCAAGGTCGAGAAAGCCGAATTCTCTGTTTTGACAGAAAAGGAAGAGTGCGAGATTGATGATCTGGTGAACTACGGGACACGGTTTGTGTCATTTTTTAATGAATGTCACAATGCATTTGCTGGTCTCACACGCCTCTACCTGGAGAATTTGAGATTCCGTGAATCTGACTTTGTCTCCAACATCCTTGTCACTTGCAAGCAattaaattatttaggttttttcAATTGTGACACAGAGGATTGGATAACTCTCGAAGTTGAACACGCACAGCTCAGTGACCTCAGTATTGTCAATTGCTGTTTTGACATGGTCAAACTCACCTGGGTTCCGAAGCTCACATGGCTGGCGCTTGAGATTGTGGGATCTCCGCAAGAGCCACCACTGGTGCTGGGCTATGTCCCATTGCTTGGGGTTCTGAGACTCTTAAATATTACTCGCAAAATGGTCAAGTTGAGTACGTTTCTTCGTGAGACCTCTGTTCAAGACCTAACATTGGGGTTTAAATGCGAAAAG ATTTGGGTTCAACCAGAGTGTTTGACCAGAAGGCAGGCATATGTGTTCCAGCAACTAAGGTTTCTCAATCTCGATAAAATTCCTGAAGGGTATGATCTCACCTGGACAATGTTCTTTTTGGAAGCGGCGCCGTCCCTGGAAGAGCTCTACATGATGGTATGTTCTTATAGCTAA
- the LOC123405509 gene encoding uncharacterized protein LOC123405509: MEMNQEIGENKGVEWESPTPNFKHRCLAKFILFGFKAKDYMVNHVRRVLKAAVNLQDVYLYDRMACRKCLDELQRECLHDAWVRLECPGANLPIKFPYTDEDQRAVRKRLPRGIGPLAKIHIFRSVEIRAEHQPRVC, translated from the coding sequence ATGGAGATGAACCAGGAGATTGGCGAGAACAAGGGCGTTGAGTGGGAATCACCCACACCAAATTTCAAGCACCGCTGTCTGGCCAAGTTCATCCTCTTCGGCTTTAAGGCTAAAGACTACATGGTGAATCATGTCAGGCGTGTCCTGAAGGCAGCGGTGAATCTACAGGATGTGTACCTATATGATAGAATGGCATGCAGGAAGTGCTTAGATGAATTACAACGTGAGTGCCTGCATGATGCATGGGTGCGTTTAGAATGCCCAGGCGCAAATCTGCCGATAAAGTTCCCGTATACAGATGAGGATCAGCGTGCAGTCCGGAAGCGATTGCCCCGGGGCATTGGACCACTTGCCAAAATCCACATCTTCAGATCTGTTGAAATAAGGGCTGAACATCAACCAAGGGTATGTTAA